Proteins from one Nitrobacteraceae bacterium AZCC 2146 genomic window:
- a CDS encoding peptide/nickel transport system ATP-binding protein (product_source=KO:K02032; cath_funfam=3.40.50.300; cog=COG4608; ko=KO:K02032; pfam=PF00005,PF08352; smart=SM00382; superfamily=52540; tigrfam=TIGR01727) — protein MTQPILEVNDLKKHFPIRGGLFGQTTGQVYAVDGLSFSIARGETLSLVGESGCGKSTVGKAILRLLPVTSGQVVLDGQRIDDMSAGKLRALRRSVQVVFQDPFSSLNPRMKVRDVIAEPIVNFGLATTRAAIDERIALLMDKVRLPRDAVNRWPHEFSGGQRQRIGIARALAAEPDLIICDEAVSALDVSVKAQIVNLLQDLQKELGLALLFISHDLAIVEHMTHRVAVMYLGKIVEMATRREIFANPKHPYTIALLSAVPVPDPGRVRDRIILKGDVPSPSNPPKGCRFHTRCPMVFDRCRNEEPELKPTTGTHMAACHLHDSHRQVDAAAMTLASSANARQAVAAT, from the coding sequence ATGACCCAGCCGATCCTCGAGGTCAACGACCTCAAGAAGCATTTTCCGATTCGCGGCGGATTGTTCGGCCAGACCACCGGCCAGGTCTACGCCGTCGATGGCCTCTCGTTCTCGATCGCGCGTGGCGAGACGCTGTCGCTGGTCGGCGAATCCGGCTGCGGCAAATCCACCGTCGGCAAGGCGATCCTGCGGTTGCTGCCGGTCACCTCGGGCCAGGTGGTGCTCGATGGCCAGCGCATCGACGACATGTCCGCGGGAAAATTGCGGGCGCTGCGCCGCAGTGTGCAAGTGGTGTTTCAGGATCCGTTCTCGTCGCTGAATCCGCGCATGAAGGTGCGCGATGTCATCGCCGAGCCGATCGTTAATTTCGGTCTTGCCACCACCCGCGCTGCCATCGACGAACGCATCGCGCTGTTGATGGACAAGGTGCGGCTGCCGCGCGACGCGGTGAACCGTTGGCCGCACGAATTCTCCGGCGGCCAGCGCCAGCGCATCGGCATTGCGCGTGCGCTCGCGGCCGAACCGGATCTCATCATCTGCGACGAGGCGGTGTCGGCACTCGACGTCTCGGTGAAGGCGCAGATCGTCAACCTGCTGCAGGATCTGCAGAAGGAGCTCGGGCTGGCACTGCTGTTCATCAGCCACGATCTTGCCATCGTCGAGCACATGACCCACCGCGTCGCGGTGATGTATCTCGGCAAGATCGTCGAGATGGCCACGCGCCGCGAAATCTTCGCCAATCCGAAACATCCCTATACGATTGCGCTGTTATCGGCCGTGCCGGTGCCCGATCCCGGCCGCGTCCGCGATCGCATCATCCTGAAGGGCGATGTGCCGAGTCCGAGCAATCCACCAAAGGGCTGCCGCTTCCACACCCGTTGCCCGATGGTGTTCGACCGCTGTCGCAATGAGGAGCCCGAGCTGAAGCCGACAACGGGGACGCATATGGCCGCCTGCCATCTTCACGACAGCCATCGGCAGGTGGATGCGGCGGCGATGACGCTGGCCTCATCGGCAAACGCACGACAGGCAGTCGCTGCAACATGA
- a CDS encoding peptide/nickel transport system ATP-binding protein (product_source=KO:K02031; cath_funfam=3.40.50.300; cog=COG0444; ko=KO:K02031; pfam=PF00005,PF08352; smart=SM00382; superfamily=52540; tigrfam=TIGR01727), with protein MPNNAPMLLEVENLQTHFRTPDGINRAVDGVSFSVAAGETLAVVGESGCGKSVTAMSLLRLIPDPPGRIKGSIKFEGRDLLALSDPEMRAIRGNEISMIFQEPMTSLNPVLTIGRQIGETVRLHEGLDKKAAEQRAIEMLTLVGIAEPARRIREYPHQLSGGMRQRVMIAIALACNPKLLIADEPTTALDVTIQAQILDLMRDLKTRVGAAIVLITHDLGVVAEVAERVMVMYAGRKVEEAKVADLFREPRHPYTQGLLGAVPKLGSSLDGEATRLTEIPGLVPSLKNRIQGCVFAGRCPIVTDLCRAVAPALEAKAPNHIVACHYSAKTAVAA; from the coding sequence ATGCCGAACAACGCACCGATGCTGCTCGAAGTCGAGAACCTGCAGACCCATTTCCGCACACCGGACGGCATCAACCGCGCCGTCGATGGCGTGTCGTTTTCGGTGGCTGCCGGCGAGACGCTGGCGGTGGTCGGCGAATCCGGTTGCGGCAAGTCGGTCACCGCCATGTCGCTGCTGCGCCTCATCCCCGATCCGCCCGGCCGCATCAAGGGCTCGATCAAGTTCGAGGGCCGCGATCTCCTGGCGCTGTCCGACCCGGAGATGCGCGCGATCCGCGGCAATGAAATCTCGATGATCTTCCAGGAGCCGATGACGTCGCTGAATCCCGTGCTGACCATCGGCCGCCAGATCGGTGAGACGGTCCGGCTGCACGAAGGGCTCGACAAGAAGGCTGCGGAACAGCGCGCCATCGAGATGCTGACGCTGGTGGGGATTGCCGAGCCGGCGCGCCGCATCCGCGAGTATCCGCATCAACTGTCCGGGGGCATGCGGCAGCGGGTGATGATCGCCATCGCATTGGCCTGCAATCCGAAACTGCTGATCGCCGACGAGCCGACCACCGCGCTCGACGTCACCATTCAGGCTCAGATCCTCGATCTGATGCGCGACCTCAAGACCCGCGTCGGCGCCGCCATCGTGCTGATTACCCACGACCTCGGCGTCGTCGCCGAAGTCGCCGAACGGGTGATGGTGATGTATGCCGGCCGCAAGGTCGAGGAAGCCAAGGTCGCCGATCTGTTTCGCGAGCCGCGCCATCCCTATACGCAAGGATTGCTCGGCGCGGTGCCGAAATTGGGCTCGTCGCTCGATGGCGAAGCGACGCGGCTGACAGAAATTCCCGGGCTGGTGCCAAGCCTGAAAAATCGCATTCAGGGCTGTGTCTTCGCCGGCCGTTGTCCGATCGTGACCGACCTTTGTCGCGCGGTGGCGCCGGCGCTGGAGGCCAAGGCTCCCAACCACATCGTGGCCTGTCACTACTCCGCCAAGACCGCGGTGGCCGCATGA
- a CDS encoding peptide/nickel transport system permease protein (product_source=KO:K02034; cath_funfam=1.10.3720.10; cog=COG1173; ko=KO:K02034; pfam=PF00528; superfamily=161098; transmembrane_helix_parts=Outside_1_41,TMhelix_42_64,Inside_65_104,TMhelix_105_127,Outside_128_141,TMhelix_142_164,Inside_165_265,TMhelix_266_288,Outside_289_304), which translates to MNALNFEIPPGTAVAVALPDVLPAVKPRRGFIGLIRRYPTLAFGSAILLIMLFIAVFAPVLWTLDPTAIATSRRTREPSLLYWFGTDMLGRDIYSRVLYGARVSLIVGFAVATLASVVGLAIGLISGFVRIVDSVIMRTMDGVMSIPPILLAVALMALTRGSIGNVIAAITIAEIPRVARLVRSVVLSLREQPYVDAAIAAGTRTPSIILKHILPNTLAPLIVQASYICASAMITEAILSFIGAGIPPATPSWGNIMAEGRALWQVKFYIVLFPAVFLSLTVLAVNLLGDGLRDMLDPRMAKSV; encoded by the coding sequence TTGAACGCGCTCAATTTTGAAATTCCGCCGGGCACCGCGGTGGCTGTGGCGTTGCCGGACGTGCTGCCCGCCGTCAAACCACGCCGCGGCTTCATCGGCCTGATCCGGCGCTATCCGACGCTGGCCTTCGGCTCGGCGATCCTGCTGATCATGCTGTTCATCGCGGTGTTCGCGCCTGTCTTGTGGACGCTCGATCCCACGGCCATTGCCACCAGCCGGCGCACCCGCGAGCCGTCGTTGCTGTACTGGTTCGGCACCGACATGCTCGGCCGCGACATCTATTCGCGCGTGCTCTACGGCGCTCGGGTCTCGCTGATCGTCGGTTTTGCAGTGGCCACGCTTGCCAGCGTGGTGGGTCTCGCAATCGGGCTGATCTCGGGTTTCGTGCGCATCGTGGATTCCGTCATCATGCGGACCATGGACGGCGTGATGTCGATCCCGCCGATCCTGCTCGCCGTCGCGCTGATGGCGCTGACGCGCGGTTCGATCGGCAACGTCATTGCCGCCATCACCATCGCGGAAATTCCACGCGTGGCGCGGTTGGTGCGCAGCGTGGTGCTGTCGCTGCGCGAGCAGCCTTATGTCGATGCGGCCATCGCCGCCGGCACGCGGACGCCGAGCATCATTCTCAAGCACATCCTGCCGAATACGCTGGCGCCGCTGATCGTGCAGGCCAGCTACATCTGCGCCAGCGCCATGATCACCGAGGCGATCCTCTCCTTCATCGGCGCCGGCATCCCGCCGGCGACGCCGTCCTGGGGCAATATCATGGCCGAGGGCCGCGCGCTGTGGCAGGTCAAGTTCTACATCGTGCTGTTTCCGGCGGTGTTCCTGTCGCTGACCGTGCTGGCCGTCAATCTGCTGGGTGACGGGCTGCGCGACATGCTCGACCCCCGCATGGCGAAGAGCGTATGA
- a CDS encoding peptide/nickel transport system permease protein (product_source=KO:K02033; cath_funfam=1.10.3720.10; cog=COG0601; ko=KO:K02033; pfam=PF00528,PF19300; superfamily=161098; transmembrane_helix_parts=Inside_1_8,TMhelix_9_31,Outside_32_99,TMhelix_100_122,Inside_123_134,TMhelix_135_157,Outside_158_176,TMhelix_177_196,Inside_197_234,TMhelix_235_257,Outside_258_284,TMhelix_285_307,Inside_308_313), protein MLLYVLKRLLTTIPVMAIVALFVFSLLYLAPGDPAAVIAGDQATTAEIEKIRQSLGLDRPFIIRFAEWGVQILHGDLGQSLFANMPVRTMISERLEPTLSLLVVTLVLAIFIAVPMGVIAAWKAGTFVDRAIMAFGVFGFSVPVFVTAYLLAYVFALRLDWLPVQGYTPISGGLLPWFANLVLPAIALGCVYIALIARTTRATMLEVLQQDYIRTARAKGLALPGILFIHALKNAAVPIVTVIGLGIALLIGGAVVTESVFAIPGLGRLTVDAILRRDYPVIQGVVLLFSFVFVLVNLAVDLVYTLVDPRIRY, encoded by the coding sequence ATGCTTCTCTATGTTCTCAAGCGGCTGCTGACGACGATTCCCGTCATGGCGATCGTTGCGCTGTTTGTGTTCTCGCTGCTCTATCTCGCGCCGGGCGATCCTGCTGCGGTGATCGCCGGCGATCAGGCGACCACCGCTGAAATCGAGAAGATTCGGCAGAGCCTCGGCCTTGACCGGCCGTTCATCATCCGGTTTGCCGAATGGGGCGTGCAGATCCTGCACGGCGATCTTGGCCAGTCGCTGTTCGCCAACATGCCGGTGCGCACCATGATCTCCGAGCGGCTGGAGCCGACGCTGTCGTTGCTGGTGGTCACGCTGGTTCTCGCCATCTTCATCGCCGTACCGATGGGCGTCATCGCCGCCTGGAAGGCCGGCACGTTCGTTGATCGCGCCATCATGGCATTCGGCGTGTTCGGCTTTTCGGTGCCGGTGTTCGTCACCGCCTATCTGCTGGCCTATGTCTTCGCGCTGCGGCTCGACTGGCTGCCGGTGCAGGGCTACACGCCAATATCGGGCGGGCTGTTGCCCTGGTTTGCCAATCTGGTGTTGCCGGCGATTGCGCTAGGCTGCGTCTACATCGCCCTGATTGCGCGCACCACCCGCGCCACCATGCTGGAAGTGCTGCAGCAGGATTACATCCGCACCGCGCGCGCCAAGGGCCTCGCGCTGCCGGGCATCTTGTTTATTCATGCGCTGAAGAACGCCGCGGTGCCCATCGTCACCGTGATCGGGCTCGGCATCGCGCTGCTGATCGGCGGCGCCGTGGTCACCGAAAGCGTGTTCGCGATTCCTGGCCTCGGCCGGCTCACCGTCGATGCGATTCTGCGGCGCGATTATCCGGTGATCCAGGGCGTGGTGCTGCTGTTCTCGTTCGTTTTCGTACTGGTCAATCTTGCGGTCGACCTCGTCTACACACTCGTCGATCCGAGGATCCGCTATTGA
- a CDS encoding sarcosine oxidase subunit gamma (product_source=KO:K00305; cath_funfam=3.30.70.1520; cog=COG4583; ko=KO:K00305; pfam=PF04268; superfamily=53067; tigrfam=TIGR01375), which translates to MPDLAIRKNSLGRLAASSRAIPAARLAVLSDAAKLVFRGRPSSIDVAGQAFGIALPMEACRFATSGNRTAYWLGPDEWLLQAVGENPAALFASLAAALAGHSQSLVDVSHRSDAFALSGPQAAYILNHGCPLDLSLQTFPVGMCTRTIFGKATIMLSRPEPEVFHIDAWRSFAPYVWQLLDEARSELA; encoded by the coding sequence ATGCCTGATCTCGCCATCCGCAAAAACTCGCTGGGCCGCCTCGCGGCTTCGTCGCGTGCGATTCCCGCAGCCAGGCTGGCTGTGCTTTCCGATGCCGCAAAACTGGTATTTCGCGGCCGGCCATCGTCGATCGACGTGGCTGGACAAGCCTTTGGCATCGCACTGCCGATGGAGGCGTGTCGTTTCGCAACCAGTGGGAATCGCACCGCCTATTGGCTCGGCCCTGACGAATGGCTGCTGCAGGCTGTCGGTGAAAATCCCGCCGCGTTATTCGCCAGCCTCGCGGCGGCGCTGGCCGGTCATTCGCAGTCCCTGGTCGATGTCAGCCACCGCTCCGACGCCTTTGCGCTGTCGGGCCCGCAAGCGGCCTATATCCTGAATCACGGCTGCCCGCTCGACCTGTCGTTGCAGACATTCCCGGTCGGCATGTGCACGCGCACGATCTTCGGCAAGGCGACGATCATGCTGTCGCGCCCTGAGCCGGAAGTTTTCCACATCGATGCCTGGCGCTCGTTCGCGCCTTATGTCTGGCAGTTGCTCGACGAAGCCCGCAGCGAACTGGCATAA
- a CDS encoding sarcosine oxidase subunit alpha (product_source=KO:K00302; cath_funfam=3.30.1360.120,3.40.50.720; cog=COG0404,COG0446; ko=KO:K00302; pfam=PF01571,PF07992,PF08669,PF13510,PF17806; superfamily=101790,103025,51905; tigrfam=TIGR01372) encodes MSGRFRLSSGGRVDRRRAIRFTFDGTNYQGFEGDTLASALLANGVHLVGRSFKYHRPRGIVTAGSDEPNALVGVGADDVHYTPNLRATQVEIYDGLVAESQNRWPSLNFDVGAVNEVFAPFLSAGFYYKTFMWPRAAWAKLYEPLIRRAAGLGRAPEQPDADRYTQVYAHCDVLVVGAGPAGLAAALAAAATGAKVFVCDEQAEMGGSLLAEKTAMIDGLLAADWTAKVLADLAARANVTLMPRTTAFGWYPHNFLGLCERITDHLAKADPKLPRERLWQVRAKEVVLATGALERPLVFPDNDRPGIMMAEAARIYANRFGVKPGDKAVIFTACDSAYRAALDLKAAGVTIAAIADLRAVPSGLWIDRARAAGIDVRAATAVTGTSGRLRIDSVSLAKVGADGRPGASETIACDLLLMSGGFTPSVHLFSQSRGKLVYDEALQAYLPGTSVERERSVGACRGISDLVTVLNDGAMGGVSAAQAAGFADAAGRTFAVHADSVGTDGFIGVTPHGGHPSKTRAWIDFQNDVTAKDVKLAIREGFRSIEHVKRYTTTGMATDQGKTSNMNALGLVSETLQIPVPQVGLTTFRPPYTPTTFGIFAGQSRGDLFDPLRQTPIHEWAVAQGAVFEDVSLWKRAHYFPKAGEDMHAAVARECKATRQAVGIFDATTLGKIEVVGKDAAELMNRMYTNAWTKLEPGRLRYGVMLREDGFVMDDGVVGRMAPDRFHITTTTGGAPRVLAMMEDYIQTEWPDLDVWLTSTTEEWAVIAVQGPLARKVLEPLVEDIDLSREAMPHMSVREGKIYGVPTRLFRVSFTGELGFEVNVPAGYGRAVWEAIFAAGQPYGITPYGTETMHVLRAEKGFIIVGQETDGTVTPDDAGLSWAIGKAKKDFVGKRSLARPAMMASDRKQLVGLLTVDPKTVLEEGAQIVADPAQPIPMTMLGHVTSSYWSTTLDRSIALALVRGGRARIGERLSVPMPDGPITVELVEPIFYDPKGARLDA; translated from the coding sequence ATGAGCGGCCGCTTTCGCCTGTCCTCCGGTGGCCGCGTCGATCGCCGCCGTGCCATTCGCTTCACGTTTGATGGCACAAACTATCAAGGCTTTGAAGGCGACACGCTCGCATCGGCGCTACTCGCCAATGGCGTGCATCTGGTCGGGCGCTCGTTCAAATATCATCGCCCGCGCGGCATCGTCACCGCCGGCTCTGACGAGCCCAACGCTTTGGTCGGCGTCGGCGCCGACGACGTGCATTACACGCCGAACCTGCGCGCAACGCAGGTCGAGATCTACGACGGTCTTGTCGCCGAAAGCCAGAACCGCTGGCCGTCGCTAAATTTCGATGTCGGGGCCGTCAATGAAGTCTTCGCACCGTTTCTGAGCGCGGGCTTTTACTACAAGACCTTCATGTGGCCGCGCGCCGCTTGGGCGAAACTCTATGAGCCGCTGATCCGCCGCGCCGCCGGGCTCGGCCGCGCGCCGGAACAGCCGGACGCCGATCGTTACACCCAGGTCTATGCCCATTGCGACGTGCTGGTTGTCGGTGCCGGTCCCGCAGGTCTCGCGGCAGCCCTTGCTGCCGCAGCAACCGGCGCAAAGGTTTTCGTCTGCGACGAGCAGGCCGAGATGGGCGGCTCGCTGCTGGCCGAAAAGACCGCGATGATCGACGGTCTGTTGGCTGCCGATTGGACTGCCAAGGTGCTGGCCGATCTCGCCGCGCGGGCCAACGTCACGCTGATGCCGCGCACCACCGCGTTTGGTTGGTATCCGCATAACTTCCTCGGCCTCTGCGAGCGCATTACCGATCATCTTGCGAAAGCCGATCCGAAATTGCCGCGTGAGCGGCTGTGGCAGGTCCGCGCCAAAGAGGTCGTGCTGGCGACCGGCGCGCTGGAACGGCCGCTGGTGTTTCCGGACAATGACCGGCCCGGCATCATGATGGCGGAAGCCGCGCGCATCTATGCCAATCGCTTCGGCGTCAAGCCGGGCGACAAGGCGGTAATCTTCACCGCGTGCGACAGCGCCTATCGCGCCGCGCTCGATCTGAAGGCGGCCGGCGTCACCATCGCCGCCATCGCCGATCTGCGTGCGGTGCCGAGCGGCCTATGGATCGATCGCGCCCGCGCCGCCGGCATCGATGTCCGCGCTGCGACCGCTGTAACTGGAACGAGCGGTCGCCTGCGCATCGATTCCGTCAGTCTTGCAAAAGTCGGTGCCGATGGACGCCCCGGCGCATCCGAAACCATCGCCTGCGATCTGCTGCTGATGTCCGGCGGATTCACGCCGAGCGTCCATCTGTTTTCGCAGTCGCGCGGCAAACTGGTTTATGACGAGGCGCTGCAGGCCTATCTGCCGGGCACCTCGGTGGAGCGCGAGCGTTCCGTCGGCGCCTGCCGCGGCATCTCGGATCTCGTCACCGTGTTGAACGATGGTGCGATGGGTGGCGTCAGCGCGGCGCAGGCCGCGGGTTTTGCGGACGCCGCCGGCCGCACCTTCGCTGTCCATGCCGACAGCGTCGGCACCGACGGCTTTATCGGCGTGACGCCGCATGGCGGCCACCCGTCGAAGACGCGCGCCTGGATCGACTTCCAGAACGACGTCACTGCCAAGGACGTCAAGCTGGCGATCCGCGAAGGTTTTCGTTCGATAGAACACGTCAAGCGCTACACCACCACCGGCATGGCGACCGACCAGGGCAAGACCTCGAACATGAACGCGCTCGGCCTCGTCTCCGAGACATTGCAGATTCCGGTGCCGCAGGTTGGCCTCACCACCTTCCGCCCGCCCTATACGCCGACCACCTTCGGCATTTTCGCTGGCCAGTCGCGCGGCGATCTGTTCGATCCGCTGCGCCAGACACCGATCCACGAGTGGGCCGTCGCGCAGGGCGCGGTGTTCGAGGACGTCAGCCTGTGGAAGCGCGCGCACTATTTTCCCAAGGCGGGCGAAGACATGCATGCGGCCGTGGCGCGGGAATGCAAGGCGACGCGGCAGGCGGTCGGTATCTTCGATGCGACGACGCTCGGCAAGATCGAGGTGGTCGGCAAGGACGCCGCCGAGTTGATGAACCGCATGTACACCAACGCCTGGACCAAGCTCGAACCGGGCCGGCTGCGCTACGGCGTGATGCTGCGCGAGGACGGTTTTGTGATGGACGACGGTGTCGTCGGCCGCATGGCGCCCGACCGCTTTCACATCACCACCACCACCGGCGGCGCGCCGCGCGTGCTGGCGATGATGGAAGACTACATCCAGACCGAATGGCCCGATCTTGACGTCTGGCTTACCTCGACCACCGAGGAATGGGCCGTCATCGCGGTGCAGGGGCCGCTGGCCCGCAAGGTGCTGGAGCCGCTGGTCGAGGACATCGATCTGTCCCGCGAGGCGATGCCGCATATGAGCGTGCGCGAAGGCAAGATCTACGGAGTGCCGACGCGGCTCTTTCGAGTTTCGTTCACCGGCGAACTCGGCTTCGAGGTCAACGTTCCCGCCGGCTACGGCCGCGCGGTGTGGGAGGCGATCTTCGCCGCCGGCCAGCCCTACGGCATCACGCCCTACGGCACCGAGACCATGCATGTGCTGCGCGCCGAAAAGGGATTCATCATCGTCGGGCAGGAGACCGATGGCACGGTGACGCCGGACGATGCGGGCTTAAGCTGGGCGATCGGCAAGGCAAAGAAGGACTTCGTCGGCAAGCGCTCGCTGGCGCGGCCGGCAATGATGGCGAGCGACCGCAAGCAACTCGTTGGCTTGCTGACTGTCGATCCGAAGACCGTGCTGGAGGAGGGCGCGCAGATCGTCGCCGATCCCGCGCAGCCGATTCCGATGACCATGCTCGGCCATGTCACGTCATCCTACTGGAGCACGACGCTGGATCGCTCCATTGCGCTGGCGCTGGTGCGCGGCGGCCGCGCCAGAATCGGCGAGCGGCTGTCGGTACCGATGCCGGATGGGCCGATCACCGTCGAACTGGTCGAACCGATCTTCTACGATCCGAAGGGAGCGCGGCTCGATGCCTGA
- a CDS encoding sarcosine oxidase subunit delta (product_source=KO:K00304; cog=COG4311; ko=KO:K00304; pfam=PF04267; superfamily=159779; tigrfam=TIGR01374), protein MLLITCPHCGPRAELEFSYGGEAHIARPVDPTGLDDEAWATFLYKRSNPKGVHAERWRHLHGCGRFFNVLRDTISDTIVTTYPAGESRPEMTSDGKENVR, encoded by the coding sequence ATGCTTCTCATCACCTGCCCCCATTGCGGTCCGCGCGCCGAGCTGGAATTCAGCTATGGCGGCGAGGCGCATATCGCGCGCCCGGTTGATCCAACCGGCCTCGACGATGAGGCCTGGGCGACGTTTCTGTACAAGCGCTCAAATCCGAAGGGCGTCCACGCCGAGCGCTGGCGCCATCTGCATGGCTGCGGCCGCTTCTTCAACGTGCTGCGCGACACCATCAGCGACACCATCGTGACCACCTATCCCGCCGGCGAGTCGCGGCCCGAGATGACGTCCGACGGCAAGGAGAATGTGCGATGA
- a CDS encoding sarcosine oxidase subunit beta (product_source=KO:K00303; cath_funfam=3.50.50.60; cog=COG0665; ko=KO:K00303; pfam=PF01266; superfamily=51905; tigrfam=TIGR01373): MQNYSAFSLFKQALGGHAGWQRQWRSPEPKAEYDVIIVGAGGHGLATAHYLAKEHGITNVAVVEKGWLGGGNTGRNTTIIRSNYLFDESAALYEHALKLWEGLSQDLNYNVMYSPRGVLMLAHNIHDVQSFKRHVHANRLNGIDNEWLSAEECKEFCPPLNIGAMRYPILGGALQRRGGTARHDAVAWGYARAADARGVDIIENCEVTGIRRGVNGAVEGVETSRGFIRAKKVGVSAAGHTSVIMSMAGVRLPLESYPLQALVSEPVKPAFPCVVMSNTIHAYISQSDKGEMVIGAGTDAYTSYSQRGALHIASHTLDAICELVPMFRRLRMLRNWGGIVDVTPDRSPIIAKTPVPGLYVNCGWGTGGFKATPGSGNVFAWTIARDEPHKINAPFTIERFRDGILIDEAAAAAVAH, encoded by the coding sequence ATGCAGAACTATTCCGCGTTTTCATTGTTCAAACAGGCGCTGGGCGGTCACGCCGGGTGGCAGCGGCAATGGCGTTCGCCGGAGCCGAAGGCGGAATACGACGTCATTATCGTCGGCGCCGGCGGCCATGGCCTCGCCACCGCACATTATCTCGCCAAGGAGCACGGCATTACCAATGTCGCGGTGGTCGAGAAGGGCTGGCTTGGTGGCGGCAACACCGGCCGCAACACCACCATCATCCGCTCCAACTACCTGTTCGACGAAAGCGCCGCGCTTTACGAGCACGCCCTGAAGCTGTGGGAAGGCCTGTCGCAGGATCTCAATTACAACGTGATGTATTCGCCGCGCGGCGTGCTGATGCTGGCGCACAACATCCATGACGTGCAGAGCTTCAAGCGTCACGTTCATGCCAACCGCCTGAACGGCATCGACAATGAATGGCTGAGCGCGGAGGAGTGCAAGGAATTCTGCCCGCCGCTCAATATCGGCGCGATGCGCTATCCGATCCTCGGCGGCGCCTTGCAGCGCCGCGGCGGAACCGCGCGCCATGACGCAGTCGCCTGGGGCTATGCCCGCGCTGCTGACGCGCGCGGCGTCGATATCATCGAGAATTGCGAAGTCACCGGGATTCGCCGTGGCGTCAACGGCGCCGTCGAAGGTGTCGAGACTTCGCGCGGCTTCATTCGCGCGAAAAAGGTCGGCGTTTCCGCCGCCGGCCATACCAGCGTGATCATGAGCATGGCCGGCGTCCGCCTGCCGCTGGAGAGCTATCCGCTTCAGGCGCTGGTGTCGGAACCGGTCAAGCCGGCGTTTCCCTGCGTGGTGATGTCCAATACCATCCACGCCTATATCTCACAGTCGGACAAGGGCGAGATGGTGATCGGCGCCGGTACTGACGCCTACACCTCCTATTCGCAGCGCGGCGCGCTGCATATCGCCAGCCACACGCTGGATGCGATCTGCGAACTGGTGCCGATGTTCCGCCGGCTGCGCATGCTGCGCAACTGGGGCGGCATCGTCGATGTGACGCCGGATCGCTCCCCGATCATCGCGAAGACGCCGGTGCCCGGCCTCTATGTGAATTGCGGCTGGGGCACCGGCGGATTCAAGGCGACGCCGGGATCCGGCAACGTGTTCGCCTGGACCATCGCCAGGGACGAGCCGCATAAGATCAACGCGCCCTTCACCATCGAACGCTTCCGCGACGGCATCCTCATCGACGAGGCCGCCGCCGCCGCCGTCGCCCATTAA
- a CDS encoding putative hydrocarbon binding protein (product_source=COG1719; cog=COG1719; pfam=PF02830,PF19367; smart=SM00989; superfamily=111126), with amino-acid sequence MGKPQIDIQVDDITGRWSVDALPMILVPQHFYLNNHYAVEAALGAEKLEEVLRPAGHRSAYFWCEKEAAHHGMNGIEVFHHYMRRITQRGWGQFEVLDVAPEAGTAHVRLRNSAMVDEAHRNSGRKVCYMFASWLEGSLEYVAASAGRKQVLKAREVYCQAEGVHDHCLFEVTPA; translated from the coding sequence ATGGGCAAGCCGCAGATCGACATCCAGGTTGACGATATCACCGGCCGCTGGTCGGTTGATGCGCTGCCGATGATCCTGGTGCCGCAGCACTTTTATCTCAACAACCACTACGCTGTCGAAGCCGCGCTCGGCGCGGAGAAGCTCGAAGAGGTGCTGCGCCCGGCCGGGCATCGCTCGGCGTACTTCTGGTGCGAGAAGGAAGCCGCGCATCACGGCATGAACGGCATCGAGGTGTTTCACCATTACATGCGCCGCATCACCCAGCGCGGCTGGGGCCAGTTTGAGGTGCTCGACGTCGCGCCCGAGGCCGGCACCGCCCATGTGCGGCTGCGCAACTCCGCCATGGTGGACGAGGCGCATCGCAACAGCGGCCGCAAGGTTTGCTACATGTTCGCGTCCTGGCTCGAGGGTTCGCTGGAATATGTTGCCGCCAGCGCCGGCCGCAAGCAGGTCCTGAAGGCCCGCGAAGTCTATTGCCAGGCCGAAGGCGTCCACGACCATTGCCTGTTCGAGGTTACCCCCGCCTAG